The nucleotide window TTTTAATTCCGGAGTGAAGttatggatccatgtttcattcattgtgacatatcgacgcaaaaaatctgattttatacGTGAAAACACTACTCTGATACATCTCCTCGTTGTTTATGATCGACTGTAAGGATTTtcttgatgttttctggagtaaccatctcaatttgacgaccagaacgttcaccatcatcggtgtcttcacggccacgtttaaattcagcaaaccaataacaaataattttttcctttttttagatgaagcagagtccggataacacttttgaagtcATTACTCAACCTGTACAGTACaggaagcaatgataaattaacaaacgaaattattttgaaaataacaaaagtagtaGCTTCACTTGAATGTCTGTTTTATTTACACATAATATTTTGCAAGTtagtacttcataaacgtcatatgtcagcgccatctgtgtgtaaGTCACATGACTTATTGAATTATGTAATATGTTCATTACGTTGATTAAAAGCTAGTGAGATTGTGGTAagtgaattttatataaagaataCCATGatcaatattttagaaaacCGTATAATGAAAAACTACTGATTGATCGAATATTTCGACTAGCCTTTATATTCTCATGTATAATAGCCTTATCTAACCTGTATAAAAAGTATCCTAAATGGTTTGCAGTGACGTTTATAAATACATCGATAACTGAACCTCCTTCATATTCCTTAACAACTATACCCTGTCCATATTTACCAGTATTTTCATTGTCTTGAGGATGTTCATTACTATATATATCACCACACACACCACAACTTCCATTATTCAAACTATGTTGGacctaaaataaaatagatatgaagAGTATGCCATCGAGTTAAAGAAAAGACTCAATAATGACAAGCAGAAAATAGAAAAGCAAGTTACAGTATTATCTATGCATGAATGGTTCCAACAACGTATTGAGTATCCCAGCATCTAAGTAAGCGTAGGTATCACtgtttatttcaaacatttcatCTCTGATAATCACTTAAATTTGTTACAACACATCCGAAATCACTAGACACATCTATAAGCTTACACTCTATTCATGTATACAATCTGTGACAGAATCTTCAAACTCCACGGTATCCTTACAAACTTTAAGCCCCAAAAGAAACTTTCATACTTAATCTATCAAAGATAAAACCCCCAATTAACATCTATAAAATCTGTTGTGTGAAATTGCCACATTCCTACATAGACCTAACCAACCAGCAACACTTAATGTCTATTCCAAAGGATCTACTGTGTCTGTTTGTCTTGATATGGCACTGGAAATTCTCAATATTCATAACTGATCAATTTACGTAACGCTTTGGAGTTCTGTAATCCCTCACATTTGGTCACAGTAAAATCTGTACGTTATATCTGTGCCCTTTCTTGTAGCTGATTCCCCAGAAGGGGTTTGAGCTGTACAACAAATGATATTTATCTGCAATTGAATACCAATGGCGATTCTGTAATAGCTGGCAAATTAAAACCGAAAATTTTGTGGTATTCCACTGTATAATTAATCAGGAATCATTAACATCCAAACATTCGAGGAGCAAAGAACTAAATTATTATCAGTTCAGGCAGTTTTTAGACTTTGACGAGACGTTTTATGATGTCCCTTATTTCAACGAAGTTTGTAAGCTCAATCGAGGGATAGTTTTTTGCATTACGTCCTTTTCAAGCTTTCGTGTTAGAAAAAGGCAACCCAATTGATTATACCAATTAACACTTGACTGATCTGAATGTAAAGTTACAGGATAAAAATCTGATTGTCACTGAAATGTATTCAAGTCTTTGAAACAAAGTTAAGTGtacgaaaaacatttaaaatcattcggcatgttaaataaaaaaaaaattggagaattattctcaatttcttcaaaatctgATGACAcaattcatcaattattttgaagacttttacaaaatgaaattcCCAATTTCCAACAATCCAGACTCCAATCCGAGAAGAGTCTCTGAATGGGGGAAATTTCGTACCATTGGTCGACATTACCCCCAAATCGATCCACAGCCAGTCTGGATTCCCTCGTCGAACGAGAACCTTCTCGAAATGAGCTCGTTAAAAGTCAGGTATCGTCTTTAGAGGACCTCCAACACCAGATGACTCTTTAGTTGAAATGGATACAAGAAGAAGTTGCTTTGCTCATAACCCCAAGAGGTTTGCATCCGTTTCGGTTCAAAAAGAGAGTCATCTCTTATTGATGATGCCTTCCCGAAGACGACGACGATGACATGGCCCAAAAAATGGAATCACTCTACTCCTGAAGGAGATGCGAAGATCAACTCTATATTACTGAGCTTGCCGGAGGATTCAAACCCTAAGAAAGAAGAAAACCTTCTCGAATGTagctaattgaaatcaaatatcgTCCTTAGAGGACCTCCAACACCAGATGACGACGACGACATTTGCAAATTGagtattttgaaagtaaaatttGAAGATGTTAACGCATCTAATTTTTACGAATTAACATTTCCATTaacatttccaaataaaaaacgGGAGAAGTCAGGTTTCTGgatcataaaatttaaatggaCACATTgtataacttttaaaaatgaaagtatgTACTCACATAGAAACCTCCACAAAAATTCTGATTATCATTGTAATTAATCGGGGCTAAGTCGTTGAATCTCCACAAGGAACTTCTCCCTGGGGGATCTAACATCATGCCGTGTCCACGTATTTGGCAAAATAAAGAagcaagaaaaacaaatagtaaCAACATTTCTCtaatgtttttatcaaatttgttcaaaaatacaTATCTTATATAGTTGATGGAAAACATAATTTAGATCCCAGATTAGGTAGCGTAAACAGGATATTACATAGATTATATTTTACGACAAGTATTAATTCTCTTAAAAATAGTGATAAGCGAGTTCAAACCTCACTAATTTCGCAAATATTGCTTAAATTGTCTATTAGAATTATGGGATTTCTCAGATAtcacttttttaataactaaaatattaaagcgactgatttattattttatttgttttgatattaagCGGTTCTTATCGCAACCAAGCTTATATCGATAGTTTCACTATTTACCTGTATGAATTCAATACAATGAAGTATGTACTAAAATCCTAAAAAAAGACACATACAGTTATTGCGATGAGTCTTCCTAAGGTCCAAAAGAAAAACTAGAAGGAAGAAAATGTCTTGAAGACAATGggatcaatttaaataaaatcgattcAAACTATGACAGGTAAAAACATAACGATTCTTCACAGCAAAATAAACCACGAATTTTCACTGCATTTTAGATACACCAGAAAGCGATTTGTTCAAGTTGGTAATCAAAATTGTTGATAGAATTTTGTTAAACGAAAACTGCGATGGCTTTCAAAAGGTAGGGTGTTAAAACATGTTTGTGCTTCTCAAATGAAAAAGACATTGATCACACTGgtttaaaattttactttatgtTGGATATTGCAGCGAAATTGGAATAATTGCAGACTCAGAAGATagaaataatgatgataattgAACCTAATGGCCCGTCGATACGTAAATTATTAAGCAGCAAAATGAAGTTTATCTAATATAAATAGCATTCGATCTATGAAATTCGATAGGTTTTTCCTCTCATAACGGGTACCTAGTCTGTCATTTCATAATCgaataatcaaaattcaataaaacgtcaaaattctCAGTCATCCATCTCATAATCATCAAGAAATTTCGcaataataaaaaggaataaaatataatttcaagtCACTTCAGCGTTTCATACAATGTGCGACTGTTCACCATGCCCAGCGACAATTATACAATATGAAGAACCAACTGAATATGTCAATATTGATATTCATGCGTTTCCCTTACCGCCACCGCCGCCACCGCCACCTAAGCCCGGTGTTCCACCGCATTTgctaaaaattttagaaaaatatccaTACAATTGGCGGTTGGACCAACTATCAAAACAGGTAACTACTCaatttagaataatgaaattatcatttttaagaATCAAAGTTTTTCACAGATAGTCCAATTTCTAGAAACCAAAAAAGGGGTAAAATCTGGGCTCGGCACAACTTGGGTAGCCGAAAAACCTCGAAAATTTCAGacatttttcggttttttcgcAATATCTCAAAAAGGAGTGGTTCTAGCAAAACAATTCCAATACAAAGTTGTAGAGCAttgaattttctacaaattttataGTTAACTTTTTCTTCTACGACCAATAGGGAACGAGCTACGGCATCTCAAAAATAGACCATTTTgttcaaaatggaaaaaaatccaAGTAGCGCCTTCTTTTATACGTGATATTGCGAACCATGCATTCTTTGATGCTGTTTTTGACTTAGATTTTTAAAGTTAATCTTGCTCGTTTGCCACCCACATCTGATGATGCTGCTCTACACTCACTAAGATCGTTTAGCCAGATTGGGTGCCACACACTCGAACCCCAAACATTATGGGTGGACCAACAGTCTACTAGGACCCAGTACCCAAAAGCCTACTTGAAAGTGTCTCGTGCACTTGCAGATCTGGCCGTCAGCGAGCTTGCTCGTGCGTCAAAGCCGGTTTGAAATGCTCCAGCATCTGCAAGAAATGCAGAGTCACTGACTGCGACAATGTCCCACTGTACTCATCCGACCTGGACACAGATGGTGTCACCTCAAAACCATGGATGAGTTCTACGAGGACCCACCCATCATGGCACCTGCTCGGTAGAAACCAGGATCGTCGAAACGCCTAAGAAGGAAATGAAGTGAAAGAGGCTTTCTTGAAGGAAGggttattacaaataatttttcaaacaaatcaaaaaacTTCGTTAACAACTCCGTCTcatcaattcaattcattccaCCAGAACTTCTCCACCTAATACGATGTTTGTCTCTGAAGCAATCAGCATACGTTCATATCTCCACGTCAAAAAGACCTCTGTGGGTTATGGAAATCACCAGTAAAAGATTGTTGAATATAGTTATTGGTTATCCAAGAAAAAACCCGAAGTCTATACGGTAGAATCAAGACCAAAAAATTACGTCAATATTGGTACAAAGTGAGGACAATATTGATTAGTTGTGAACCAGGGATACACTCCATACAATCCCGTCTTAGCTCCCTACGACTTTTGGGTATTTCCAAGTTAAAAATAGCATTCAGAAGACAGTTTGATGACAAAGAAAATGTGTAAATCAATGTGACCACAGCATTGAAGACAATTCTAGAAATAACTGCTTCATGAAGTGTTGTATCTATTTAATCGATGTATTatactattttcataatatgATTACTATTGTAGGTTCCACGAAAACAAAGATCTAAGTTCACTGGGCCTCCAAAGCCTTCACGCCCAAAAGTTCCAATATTGATACcagaaatacaattttttgccgATCATTTATCCAGACCACCTTTGAGGTAAgccaataaaagaaaaagtaagtCGATTGAATAGAATATTCATTATCGAAGTATTTTTGGGAtgttatattgttattaaatattatactgGATATATAAAAACcgcattgaaaaaattgaaaacgcttcaaaacaaaaaattatcagtttttgacTTTGGAAACTcaatttgtgattattttttgagCTAATTGCTAAATTCTAATTCAGATGCTTATAGTCAAATTGTCTcgctttgaatttataaaaacacaGCCATTGATTCATAGATAATCTGAAGTATTTAGAGGTGACAATATTGTAGAAAATGAAGGAATACctactatttttaatatttttgcatGAACagttataaatcaaaaaaatatcttcgaGTTAAGTGCCGCGATTGCTTAATGCTGATAAAATGCTCGCTCCCATTATAAAATTCGAACAAATGTTTGGATATCTTCAATGGTTTTGATGAAATCTCGCAGTAGATGAAGCTTTGGTACACcctagaaaaaaataaagtcgAAATAGTAAACATCATCAGAAGATGCCACAAAGAAAACAGAAACCGTGTTTTCTACCCATAAAGTCTTGCTATAGAGAATAATTTTGCCTTTGTtagagaaaactgaaaatttcattgaaaattaccGTCCTCGTATGTGTGAAAAATGCAATTAAGAGTTCAAAAATTAACCTTGTacatagtttttttgtttttttttaaaaaaaaattatttcataattcataacAGATAAATGAATACATAGTCCGATAAAAACTGAAAGAGAAAAAGATCTAAAAtaaagacgatttagaaacataattaaaattatataggTTCAGTTTGAGTATAGATGTTGtagatatattaattaaaaacaagttTCGTGAGTCCTCGAGTTTATTGGTTAACTAATTATctctgtataaataaaatttttgaatattcaattgaataacCTGATTACTATTGTTCAAAATACGTTTCGAATATCAACTTCAGCCTACTCTACGTAAATTAGGTTCGGaacacaaataattgataaagttttgaaaattacttCTACAAACTCTTAATGGATattcaaatatagaaaaaaaaagttgttaacTCGCAAAAGAAAACTTCATGTTCACGTCTTTTAACTGCGAAAGTTACGTGAAATAAGATCGGAGAACTTGAAGGTATTGAACTTCTGTTTCATCCAGCATTAAGTCCGGACCTTAcaccgtcagattactatttattcagatccatgagaaaaaattgaatccaaAGGAGGTGTTGGAAATGTAGAGCGACAACTATTTGCATGCAAGTCCAAATAATGGTTTTACCAATGTCTTAACGAGCTTATTGAATGTTGAGTTAGAACCATAGAAGACGATGGGCTACAATTCGAATATTGCGGTTTTCTACGTAGCTGAATTGgctaaggcagcttcacaaaaaattggaaaattcctCAAGACCAAGAAGTTGTATACTTACCAACAgtttctaatcctctacaagctGGTGCTCTCGTCTATCTTTGGAGTATTGTTCGCACATTTTGGagcataccctgaagatgctGGACTCAGTACAGAAGAGGGAAATTCGATTTATAGatgatccagagttgaccagaaacttgaacatagaaaaaatttcgCTGATATGACTCTGTTTCTGAGCTGTCTAACATGAACACCAAGTTGGCCTGCGGACGCCTAGAAACTAAttcctttggagaagtgcaaacctgtggaatcagctaccaagacacGTATCCATATACATCTCCACGCGGCAAGTACTACTCCAAGCTACTCCTGTGTAATGAGACTCACAATCTTGTGCTTACTTTTTACATACATAACTTTCCTATTTCGtggatataatatttttaaacattgttCTGTTTTCCAATTTTAGGACTgtcatattgaataaaaaacaattcggaccaaaaataaccaaaaaaagaaggaaatatttcaacaatatcATTAAGAAGACATGGAATTCCATTTACAACTATTACAAGAAGAAAGCCAGAGACAAAAGAAACAGGTAATGTATagtaaatttttcttgaattcaAGTTCTACTGCAGAGAATGTCGTTATCTCTCTAAATGCATTTGAACATTTCGAAACCTAGTTATACTAGATCTTTAACTTGAAATTGAATCTTCTCTCAACCAATATTGTATATCattaatttctcatttaatataacaaatatgaaAAGCTAAACTTAGCTCCACGTTTCTTTGATCCAATATCTAGTATTTATATTAGTTCTATTCATGAGTTCTGGTGCAATTCTACTTCTAAAAATTAGGTAATTTTCTTTGAGACTGAGTTTGGTAAGGAGCTAACCATTCACAAAATCAGTAAGTCCACAAAATGAGAGAAGCTAAAATTTTTTGGACTGACTATAACTATGTGTATTGATATTCCAAGCTCTTTAGCAGATGATCAATAAGGTCCTAGAAAAACCATGTTCATGTTGAGTAGCACACAAAGGACATGGCACTAAGTATATGAAATCCTGCTGATAGacgagttttttttaattacagtaTAGTAGAAACTGTGGAGGTTTTCCATTACACGACTCAATCTGctaaaagatattttctatatactATCTTATATTATAGAattcaaacataaaaacataaaatcgaTTGTCTTCTTCATAATTCCAATTACAAGACATACGTAATAGTTTCTTTAATTTGACATGAGTAATTGTAGAAAGAGACAACGATAAAATTGATGTAACGTGAATAAGTGACAGTattaaaagttgaatttgaCGTAAGCTTTGTTTACTGTGTTTGTTTTTGGCGAATTTTTTGATTGAAcgtatatttattgttaaaatcgGTCCTTTTGAGAACAAATTTGACTTTTTATGATTTTGCTTATGTTACTATTTACCTTTAGATTGAAATCAGCTCGcactttaaataaaatgatgGAGAATTAGTTGCTTATAGTGGGATATCTGAAGTTTTAGAATACAAAAAGTTCTgcacttttttaatttgaatgtgATAAATTATAGCTAATTTAGATGCTTTATATACAGCTGTAGAAAGCTTTGGGCTCCAGCTAGACCTTTTCAAAAGTTAATCTGAGTTGTTTCGATTTCTAGAACCTGATGATGGTTATATATTTACCGAAACGTATATTTTCAAGctcaatcttatttttatttattttattaatttaattttaatttagttgagAGTTGGAAACAAAAAACATTGTACTACTGAAgctaataatcaaaataatgataaaaagattaaagtcaaagtatttatatgaaaagttttttgtgaTGAATAAATTATGTTCAGCTTGTCTGTTTTATGATGTTGTATCtttatatatcataaaaataatgatatttatatagttaagaacaaaattattatgtttGCAAACGTTTACGTGAAGCTTCGAAGTTATATCGAGGAATAACAGTTTAAACATCTATTCAGGAATTCATTCGGTTAGCATCTTCTCTACATGTCTATACCAACTACCCATGTCGACTATGTTATAGAATTTCGTCATTCCACCATTTTATAGTCTTTATAGTCTATAGCATCCTTGAAAAACCTGCTCCCTTCCAtcatctatcttttaaaaaacattcaaatattttctgatataatCTATGAACCATGGATGATAAAAAATCTATCTATCGTTTGTATTTTTAGAGCTTTGGCAGGAAAAAAGAGCCTAGgaacaaaaaaatcagaaaagaCAATGGATACAAAACGACTAGAATCATTAGCTCaaccaaaaaaactttttctccCACCCAAAAAAGAGGTAACTATTTCATCATGGTATTACTATAAGACGGGTAATTCAATTTCTAAATGAGGTATCCATTGCTCTATCACTCAATCCACAGGTATGCAACAGAAATATTCACGAGCGacgattcaattttttatttgaaaggccgtTTCAGATGATACAATtagtttagaaaataaaacattcgtAAACATAGAAAGATTCAAACCTTTTGAgctataataatgaaaaattggcCTGTTAATACAGTGGTACTTTGTGGTTAAGTATATGGAAGGACTTTTGAAACACCAATTCATGAATCAAAAGGTAgttctcaaaataaattatggTCTGTTTATCTAAAAGATCGATATTGATGGTAGTGCTCTGTTGGATTTGCAGTTCTGTCGATTTTGGATGGATCGGTCTTCAGAAAGCTACTAAACCAGTCGATGAGTGAGGACGTCAAACCttacgatcttaatttatttcgaAAGTTTGACAAGAGAATCCAtgtcaaaagccttcgatatgtcCACAGCGATATACCAGGAGATCCCCCGTTAGCATACTCAAGATATCCCAATATTTActggttaacgactttctcAATTGACATTGGGAACTAAAACAATCGGATGGTAGTTTTTAGAAACCgtattctttcctttttttttggtattggaTTGAACCCAAGCAAGTTTCCAATCTGCAGAGAAGAACCTCTTTTATATGAAGGAAAAGAGTTTGCGGACTTATTAGTTCAGCTGCTCATTTCTTCAGTACGATTTGTGGTATTCTATCAAGGCCAGTGgttttttttgatgtttaaatctttgaaaatttcccTCAGGAAGCAAGATTTGAATTTGCGATCCAATAAGTATCAAAAACCAATAATTGATAGTTTATTTTTGAGAGTCTTCACAGACAAATGATTTATTTCtggaaaagacagtttttttgaaaaaggcAGTCTTCGAAggcaaattttgattttttgcaaaaacaaataataattcttcaggtaaagaaaaagttttcaaagaccaatgataaagttgaaaaacgatattggaaaaaaaattaatgaagtgaAGGAATGTAAATGTAAACAGTTCAAACTTAGTTATCTTCCAGAAGCATTGTCCATTTTACTGATAATCATTTGTTGAAATTAACTTATAGAGTTAgggatataaaattattgaaatcacaCATAATTTTGAGTCTCACATAAAACTATAGTCCTTTTAGTACACACATGTGTTTCAAAAAAGATGAACAAATATGAACAAGGTTAAATATAACTCATAGAAGAGACTCTAAATGATGAATCTGAATTTATAagctttgaaaaatattaagaaaatccTGAAAGCTCTGGAGAAGAGCATGTGCATCAAAGAAGTCTTAATCTCAAGTCAGTTGAGTCAATAGATTCCAAATCAAGgagagaattttgaaaatagagtATTCCTTTCAAGAATGAAAGACCAaggacaaaaaatattataagttACTTTCAATTAAACCAAATCTGATAATATAGGGAAGGCTTCTCAAAATATGAGACAGTTTCTCATAGAAGACATTCTAGATTTAATGTAGCTCATAGAAATTACTATGGAAAATCAGTTAGAGcaatctttttaataaaaatggaatattttcataaatttgcaAAATGGAAATGTTACAAACGACCTgttacatttttcatcaaatatttttatagccaCTAGATTCCTTTCtccaatttgatttttttaagttggcaaaaattcttattttcacATAATCctgataaaataatttgaaaaaaaatccaaatattttgttGGTGATACTGCGAATTCTAGCTGTACCTAAAAGTGCCAGAGGAAATTATTTGAAACGGTGGTTTTACCACCCATCGTTAATGTAATCAATTCATCCGATGACTTTAATA belongs to Diorhabda carinulata isolate Delta chromosome X, icDioCari1.1, whole genome shotgun sequence and includes:
- the LOC130900740 gene encoding uncharacterized protein LOC130900740, which codes for MLLLFVFLASLFCQIRGHGMMLDPPGRSSLWRFNDLAPINYNDNQNFCGGFYVQHSLNNGSCGVCGDIYSNEHPQDNENTGKYGQGIVVKEYEGGSVIDVFINVTANHLGYFLYSLCELEDPNAPESGEDCFESLFLEDGSTNFTVTEDISEVTNRVVLPNIDCPRCVLRWTYITGNNWGLCDDGVWRRGCGPQENFRSCSDISITATELTKQGFEME
- the LOC130900982 gene encoding uncharacterized protein LOC130900982, with protein sequence MCDCSPCPATIIQYEEPTEYVNIDIHAFPLPPPPPPPPKPGVPPHLLKILEKYPYNWRLDQLSKQVPRKQRSKFTGPPKPSRPKVPILIPEIQFFADHLSRPPLRTVILNKKQFGPKITKKRRKYFNNIIKKTWNSIYNYYKKKARDKRNRALAGKKSLGTKKSEKTMDTKRLESLAQPKKLFLPPKKESKKKKKTWKECPDCADHLDTLAAPKARKEVPTRELGYVNPAALTYTPTETILKLSRQFDRYNKILPPLELGKVNKSALRYKITPRIEALAVPKKRSEKEVEDSEWDPWAISKNALKYKPTPRILELAKPTERD